The following are from one region of the Jeongeupia sp. USM3 genome:
- the grxC gene encoding glutaredoxin 3, whose product MPRVVMYSTGVCPYCVMAERLLSARGVATIEKVRIDLDPAQRETMMQKTGRRTVPQIFIGETHVGGYDDLAALDRAGGLMPLLEAD is encoded by the coding sequence ATGCCCAGAGTGGTGATGTACAGCACGGGCGTCTGCCCGTACTGCGTGATGGCCGAGCGGCTGCTGAGCGCACGCGGCGTCGCGACGATCGAAAAGGTCCGGATCGATCTCGACCCGGCCCAGCGCGAAACGATGATGCAGAAAACCGGCCGGCGCACCGTGCCGCAGATCTTCATCGGCGAAACCCATGTCGGCGGCTATGACGATCTGGCCGCGCTCGATCGCGCCGGCGGGCTGATGCCGCTGCTTGAGGCAGATTAA
- the secB gene encoding protein-export chaperone SecB has protein sequence MSEENQAAENQPVFAIQKIYVKDVSVESPNAPQAFLEQLQPEFNIQFRNEARGFDNGFYEVSLTVTAQAQVEDRTVFLIEATQAGLFQIEHVPAEEMDPLLGIGAPSILFPYLRETVSDLTTRAGFPPLLLQPINFEAIYLQQRAQQAAQQQAGTTETTH, from the coding sequence ATGAGCGAAGAAAACCAAGCAGCGGAAAACCAGCCGGTATTCGCGATCCAGAAGATCTATGTGAAGGACGTTTCGGTCGAATCGCCGAACGCGCCGCAAGCCTTCCTCGAGCAGTTGCAACCCGAATTCAACATCCAGTTCCGCAACGAAGCCCGCGGCTTCGACAACGGTTTCTATGAAGTGAGCCTGACCGTGACCGCCCAGGCCCAGGTCGAAGACCGCACGGTATTCCTGATCGAGGCCACCCAGGCCGGCCTGTTCCAGATCGAGCACGTGCCGGCCGAAGAGATGGACCCGCTGCTGGGCATCGGCGCACCGAGCATCCTCTTCCCCTACCTGCGCGAGACCGTGTCGGACCTGACCACCCGCGCCGGCTTCCCGCCGCTGCTGCTGCAGCCGATCAACTTCGAGGCGATCTACCTGCAACAGCGCGCGCAGCAGGCTGCGCAACAGCAGGCCGGTACCACCGAGACCACGCACTAA
- a CDS encoding NAD(P)H-dependent glycerol-3-phosphate dehydrogenase: MKLAVLGAGAWGTALAIRFADQCDVTLWSRDAEQVETMRAERANPRYLADAPFPPALSVSASLADAVAAADCVLIVTPMSGLRGTLRALRELGSTSPVLWACKGLEAGTMKFPHDVANEEMDPAVPRGMLSGPSFAQEVAKGLPGAVTIAATDAAFAQRIVETLNTPVLRLYASDDLIGVEIGAAVKNVLAIAAGVCDGLGYGLNARAALLTRGLAEMSRFGAALGARAETFMGLAGIGDLLLTATGDLSRNRRVGLKLAEGLTLDQALASLGHVAEGVPTAREVNRQASTLGVDMPITAAVCRLLFDGASVPEIVSALMERAPKMEAQR, encoded by the coding sequence ATGAAACTCGCCGTACTCGGCGCCGGGGCCTGGGGCACCGCGCTGGCGATCCGCTTTGCCGACCAATGCGACGTGACGCTGTGGAGCCGGGATGCCGAACAGGTCGAGACGATGCGCGCCGAGCGCGCCAATCCGCGCTATCTGGCCGACGCACCGTTTCCGCCCGCGCTGTCGGTCAGCGCTTCGCTCGCCGATGCCGTTGCCGCGGCCGATTGCGTGCTGATCGTCACGCCGATGTCGGGCCTGCGCGGCACGCTGCGCGCGCTGCGCGAACTCGGCTCGACGTCGCCGGTGCTGTGGGCGTGCAAGGGGCTCGAAGCCGGGACGATGAAGTTTCCGCACGACGTCGCCAACGAGGAAATGGACCCGGCGGTGCCGCGCGGCATGCTGTCCGGGCCGAGCTTCGCGCAGGAAGTGGCCAAGGGCCTGCCCGGCGCGGTGACGATCGCCGCGACCGATGCCGCATTCGCGCAGCGCATCGTCGAAACCCTGAACACCCCGGTGCTGCGGCTCTATGCCAGCGACGACCTGATCGGCGTCGAGATCGGTGCGGCGGTCAAGAACGTGCTGGCGATCGCCGCCGGCGTCTGTGACGGGCTCGGCTACGGCCTGAACGCGCGGGCAGCGCTGCTGACGCGCGGTCTGGCCGAGATGAGCCGCTTCGGCGCCGCGCTCGGTGCGCGTGCCGAAACCTTCATGGGGCTCGCCGGCATCGGCGACCTGCTGCTGACCGCGACCGGTGACCTGAGCCGCAACCGCCGCGTCGGCCTCAAGCTCGCCGAAGGACTGACGCTCGATCAGGCGCTGGCCAGCCTCGGCCATGTCGCCGAAGGCGTGCCGACCGCGCGCGAGGTCAACCGTCAGGCCAGCACGCTCGGCGTCGACATGCCGATCACCGCCGCGGTCTGCCGGCTGCTGTTCGACGGCGCCAGCGTGCCCGAGATCGTCAGCGCACTGATGGAGCGCGCACCGAAGATGGAAGCGCAGCGGTGA
- a CDS encoding metallophosphoesterase — protein MKLRYALLSDIHGNLAALDAVLADLADWPGATLLDLGDTLYGPLDPRGTWQRLLAESETRRVLGVNGKQDREIIAAASSATMDFVVDELGDAGWRWLQKRPASMLVDNLIYLCHGKPGDDTRYWLEDLDDGLRALGDINADATGIVAEIMACGHSHIPRVVTLPDGRMIVNPGSVGLPAFRDADPPHAMQTGAPLARYARIEASDRGWLIDHRAVPYDHEQAVEQALDRDRLDWGQWLSSGWA, from the coding sequence GTGAAACTGCGCTACGCGCTGCTCTCGGACATCCACGGCAACCTGGCCGCGCTCGATGCGGTGCTCGCCGACCTGGCCGACTGGCCCGGCGCGACGCTGCTCGACCTCGGCGACACGCTGTACGGTCCGCTCGACCCGCGCGGCACCTGGCAGCGGCTGCTGGCGGAGTCCGAAACGCGGCGCGTGCTCGGCGTCAACGGCAAGCAGGATCGCGAGATCATCGCCGCCGCGTCGTCGGCGACGATGGATTTCGTCGTCGACGAACTCGGCGATGCCGGCTGGCGCTGGCTGCAGAAACGGCCGGCGAGCATGCTGGTCGACAATCTCATCTATCTCTGTCACGGCAAACCCGGCGACGACACACGCTACTGGCTCGAGGACCTCGACGACGGGCTGCGCGCGCTCGGCGACATCAACGCCGACGCGACCGGCATCGTCGCCGAGATCATGGCCTGCGGCCACAGCCATATCCCGCGCGTGGTCACGCTGCCGGACGGCCGGATGATCGTCAATCCGGGCAGCGTCGGCCTGCCGGCGTTCCGCGATGCCGACCCGCCGCACGCGATGCAGACCGGCGCGCCGCTCGCGCGCTATGCACGCATCGAGGCCAGCGACCGCGGCTGGCTGATCGACCACCGTGCGGTACCGTACGACCACGAGCAGGCGGTCGAACAGGCGCTCGACCGGGACCGGCTCGACTGGGGACAGTGGCTCTCCTCGGGCTGGGCCTAA
- the bioH gene encoding pimeloyl-ACP methyl ester esterase BioH yields the protein MNLHFDTVGRGDDVVWLHGWAMNGAVWRDVAGALAGDACHHLVDLPGHGRSATDTPLSLAMMVDALDAAFPFPVHVVGWSLGGAVATAWALRSPDKLRSLSLVASSPCFMQRPGWGSAMPEKTLAQFAASLGDDWRGTLKRFISLQAMGDESARVVARRLGDELFEHGEPSLTALAEGLAMLRDTDLRDRVGALGLPVLLQFGDRDTLTPLPAGAWLAQTLPQAEFVVHRGAAHVPFVSHRDAFISAQRRFLAAI from the coding sequence ATGAACCTGCATTTCGATACCGTGGGGCGCGGCGACGACGTCGTCTGGCTGCACGGCTGGGCGATGAACGGCGCCGTCTGGCGCGATGTCGCCGGTGCGCTCGCCGGCGACGCCTGCCATCACCTGGTCGACCTGCCCGGCCACGGCCGCAGCGCGACCGATACGCCGCTGTCGCTGGCCATGATGGTCGACGCGCTCGACGCCGCGTTTCCGTTCCCGGTCCACGTTGTCGGCTGGAGCCTCGGCGGCGCGGTCGCAACCGCATGGGCATTGCGCTCGCCGGACAAGCTGCGTTCGCTGTCGCTGGTCGCCTCGAGCCCGTGCTTCATGCAGCGGCCGGGCTGGGGGAGCGCGATGCCCGAAAAAACACTGGCGCAGTTTGCCGCCAGCCTCGGCGACGACTGGCGCGGCACGCTCAAGCGCTTCATCAGCCTGCAGGCGATGGGCGACGAATCGGCGCGGGTGGTCGCGCGCCGGCTCGGCGACGAGCTGTTCGAGCACGGCGAACCGTCGCTGACCGCGCTGGCCGAAGGCCTGGCCATGCTGCGCGACACCGACCTGCGCGACCGGGTCGGCGCGCTCGGCCTGCCGGTGCTGCTGCAGTTCGGCGACCGCGACACGCTGACGCCGCTGCCCGCCGGTGCCTGGCTGGCGCAGACCTTGCCGCAGGCCGAATTCGTCGTCCACCGCGGCGCCGCACACGTCCCCTTCGTCTCGCACCGCGACGCCTTCATCTCGGCACAGCGGCGGTTTCTGGCTGCAATCTGA